The Echinicola rosea genome has a segment encoding these proteins:
- a CDS encoding short-chain fatty acid transporter, whose amino-acid sequence MPLKKQFQKLPFPTPFGLALLLSVCSVFFAVVETRPADRGVGDYTFQVLSYWKDGFWGLLAFSLQMVLILVFGHVLAISTPISKLLDKVATLARSNTHAVMLTGGVTMLAGYFNWGFGLILGAVLAKKMGEAASKSGLAINYPLVASSGYLGMMVWHGGFSGSAPLKVAEPGHFLEEEIGVVPISETLLSTFNITLNAMLVLVMLGLLYWLANHRKFNPKYPVDNGEYQLPKGKDKLGWVVGGVMCLLAASELVDVPARGWGFISLNYINFLLFGMGLIFHKSLASYVGATAEAMKGATGIVLQFPFYAGILGVLKSSGLLVLVAHYFVRISSPETFPFLAFFSSGLINLFVPSGGGQWAVQGPVIVAAAKEMELSIPAMVMVMAYGDEITNMLQPFWALPLLAITGISPREMLKFTAFFFLVGTVVFIVGIYLFLG is encoded by the coding sequence ATGCCGTTGAAAAAGCAATTTCAAAAGCTCCCTTTCCCAACTCCTTTTGGATTGGCCCTGCTATTATCGGTCTGCAGTGTCTTTTTTGCAGTGGTGGAGACACGGCCAGCTGACAGAGGGGTGGGAGACTATACCTTCCAAGTGCTGAGTTATTGGAAGGATGGATTTTGGGGACTTTTGGCATTTAGCCTTCAAATGGTTTTGATATTGGTGTTTGGCCATGTGCTGGCCATTTCCACGCCGATTTCTAAATTATTGGACAAGGTAGCGACCTTGGCCCGAAGTAATACCCATGCGGTCATGTTGACGGGTGGGGTGACCATGCTTGCCGGATACTTTAATTGGGGATTTGGACTGATTTTGGGTGCTGTACTGGCCAAAAAGATGGGGGAGGCCGCTTCCAAAAGTGGCTTAGCGATCAATTACCCCTTGGTGGCCTCATCGGGCTACTTGGGCATGATGGTCTGGCACGGCGGGTTTTCAGGCTCCGCACCCTTAAAAGTAGCTGAGCCCGGGCATTTTTTGGAAGAGGAGATAGGAGTGGTTCCGATTAGTGAAACCTTGCTCAGCACGTTTAACATTACCCTAAATGCCATGCTCGTTTTGGTCATGCTTGGGCTCTTGTACTGGCTTGCCAACCATAGAAAGTTCAATCCAAAATATCCAGTGGACAATGGTGAGTATCAGTTGCCTAAAGGAAAGGATAAGCTTGGCTGGGTAGTAGGAGGAGTGATGTGCCTGCTTGCAGCAAGTGAACTGGTAGATGTTCCTGCTAGGGGTTGGGGATTTATAAGTTTAAATTATATCAACTTCTTGCTGTTTGGGATGGGGTTGATTTTTCATAAGAGCCTAGCATCTTATGTAGGAGCCACAGCTGAGGCCATGAAGGGAGCTACAGGGATTGTGCTGCAGTTTCCATTTTATGCAGGGATTTTGGGCGTGCTTAAATCCTCAGGATTACTGGTGCTGGTCGCTCATTATTTTGTCCGCATCAGCTCCCCGGAGACATTTCCGTTTTTGGCATTCTTCAGTTCAGGATTGATCAATTTATTCGTCCCTTCCGGTGGAGGTCAATGGGCCGTTCAGGGGCCTGTGATTGTGGCGGCTGCCAAAGAAATGGAGCTTTCTATTCCAGCTATGGTCATGGTGATGGCCTATGGTGATGAGATTACCAACATGCTCCAGCCGTTTTGGGCATTGCCATTGCTTGCCATTACCGGAATTAGCCCACGGGAAATGCTCAAGTTTACAGCCTTCTTTTTTCTTGTTGGCACAGTGGTTTTTATAGTGGGGATTTATTTGTTTTTGGGCTAG
- a CDS encoding aconitate hydratase, with amino-acid sequence MAFDIEMIKAVYAKYPERIAAARKTVGKPLTLAEKILYAHLWDGDATQAFVRGKSYVDFAPDRVAMQDATAQMALLQFMQAGKEKVAVPSTAHCDHLILAQKGAEEDLRSSLTASGEVFNFLESVSNKYGIGFWKPGAGIIHQVVLENYAFPGGMMIGTDSHTVNAGGLGMVAIGVGGADAVDVMAGMPWELKFPKLIGVKLTGKMNGWTSAKDVILKVAGILTVKGGTGSIVEYFGEGARSLSATGKGTICNMGAEIGATTSTFGYDESMERYLRSTGRSDVADLANDVKEHLTGDDEVYANPEQYFDEVIEIDLSTLEPHINGPFTPDRATPVSQIRAEAEKNGWPTKVEWGLIGSCTNSSYEDLSRASSIAQQAVDKKLKTKADFGINPGSEQVRFTADRDGLLQIFEDLDATIFTNACGPCIGQWARTGADKQEKNTIVHSFNRNFSKRADGNPNTHAFVTSPEMVAAIAISGDLGFNPLTDTLTNANGEEVKLDPPKGEELPANGFAVEDNGYQAPAEDGSGIEVKVNPDSKRLQLLTPFDPWDGKNITGAKLLIKAFGKCTTDHISMAGPWLRFRGHLDNISDNCLIGAVNAFNEETNSVKSQLTGEYGPVPATQRAYKAEGIPTIVVGDHNYGEGSSREHAAMEPRHLGVKAVLVKSFARIHETNLKKQGMLALTFDNEADYDKVQEDDTINFLDLDQFAPDKPLTLEFVHADGTKDTIVANHSYNEAQIKWFKAGSALNLIKEEQKKNA; translated from the coding sequence ATGGCATTTGATATAGAAATGATCAAGGCAGTATATGCGAAGTATCCTGAGCGTATCGCAGCTGCCAGAAAGACAGTGGGCAAGCCACTGACTTTAGCAGAAAAAATACTTTACGCTCATTTGTGGGATGGGGATGCTACGCAAGCCTTTGTGAGAGGAAAGTCATACGTGGATTTTGCTCCAGATAGAGTGGCGATGCAGGATGCAACTGCACAGATGGCACTTTTGCAGTTTATGCAAGCGGGAAAAGAGAAGGTAGCTGTACCTTCAACGGCGCACTGTGATCACTTAATCCTGGCACAAAAAGGTGCCGAGGAGGATTTGAGGAGCTCCCTTACCGCTAGTGGAGAAGTGTTTAACTTTTTGGAATCTGTGTCCAATAAATACGGTATAGGTTTCTGGAAGCCAGGAGCTGGTATCATTCACCAAGTGGTTTTGGAAAACTACGCTTTTCCAGGCGGAATGATGATCGGTACGGATTCCCATACCGTCAATGCCGGTGGACTTGGCATGGTAGCGATAGGTGTAGGCGGTGCCGATGCTGTGGATGTGATGGCGGGAATGCCATGGGAGCTTAAGTTTCCTAAATTGATCGGCGTGAAGTTGACCGGAAAGATGAACGGCTGGACATCGGCCAAAGACGTGATCTTGAAAGTAGCTGGTATATTGACCGTAAAAGGTGGTACCGGCAGTATCGTAGAATATTTTGGAGAAGGAGCGCGATCCCTTTCAGCCACCGGTAAAGGAACAATCTGTAACATGGGAGCTGAAATTGGGGCAACGACCTCCACTTTTGGTTATGACGAATCCATGGAGCGTTACCTGAGGTCCACAGGCCGTTCTGATGTGGCCGATCTTGCCAACGATGTGAAAGAGCACTTGACGGGTGATGATGAAGTATATGCCAATCCTGAGCAATATTTTGACGAAGTGATAGAAATTGACCTTTCTACCTTGGAACCACATATCAACGGGCCATTTACGCCGGACAGAGCTACTCCTGTATCCCAGATCAGGGCTGAGGCGGAGAAAAACGGCTGGCCTACAAAAGTGGAGTGGGGCTTGATCGGTTCATGTACCAACTCCTCTTATGAGGACTTGTCCAGGGCATCTTCCATTGCCCAGCAGGCGGTGGACAAAAAACTTAAAACCAAAGCGGATTTTGGTATCAACCCAGGATCTGAGCAAGTAAGGTTTACGGCTGACAGAGATGGCCTATTGCAGATATTTGAAGATCTTGACGCCACCATCTTTACCAACGCTTGTGGACCTTGTATTGGCCAATGGGCTAGAACGGGTGCCGATAAGCAGGAAAAGAACACTATCGTTCACTCCTTTAACAGAAATTTCTCCAAGCGAGCAGATGGTAACCCAAATACGCACGCTTTTGTAACGTCTCCTGAGATGGTGGCTGCGATTGCCATTTCTGGTGACTTGGGCTTTAATCCGCTCACAGATACACTTACCAATGCGAATGGGGAAGAGGTAAAACTGGATCCTCCAAAGGGTGAAGAGCTTCCTGCAAATGGATTTGCTGTGGAGGATAATGGTTATCAGGCGCCTGCAGAAGATGGTAGTGGTATAGAAGTGAAAGTAAATCCAGACTCCAAGCGTCTTCAGCTATTGACGCCATTCGATCCGTGGGACGGAAAAAATATCACTGGAGCCAAGCTATTGATCAAAGCATTTGGCAAGTGTACTACCGACCACATCTCTATGGCAGGTCCATGGTTGAGGTTTAGAGGTCACTTGGACAATATCTCTGACAACTGTCTGATCGGTGCTGTCAATGCCTTTAATGAAGAAACCAATTCTGTAAAAAGCCAATTGACTGGTGAGTACGGTCCGGTACCTGCTACCCAGCGTGCTTATAAGGCTGAAGGGATTCCTACCATCGTGGTAGGTGACCATAACTACGGTGAGGGTTCTTCCAGAGAGCATGCAGCCATGGAGCCGAGACATTTGGGCGTGAAAGCTGTGCTGGTGAAGTCATTTGCCAGGATCCATGAGACCAACTTGAAGAAGCAGGGAATGTTGGCCCTTACTTTTGATAACGAGGCTGATTATGATAAAGTACAGGAAGATGATACCATTAACTTCCTTGATCTGGATCAATTTGCTCCAGATAAGCCATTGACTTTGGAATTTGTCCATGCAGATGGGACCAAAGATACCATCGTGGCTAACCATAGCTATAATGAGGCTCAAATAAAATGGTTCAAGGCAGGTTCTGCCCTAAACCTGATCAAAGAAGAGCAAAAGAAAAATGCATAA
- a CDS encoding DUF2490 domain-containing protein: MIVLQSTFAQGNKSGYYGTQIGTSFTYPLPRGWKANGKLYTRIFWAKDGQNDERLGKSAPAMDVIRFTLAVAKSHSPFFSYGMGYLIGGEQEFGGGYDRENRLFQQVTFSQLLKGRTRLAQQIKLEERFMESGNRVRLRTKFSYELPLQGKNLDPSEWYLLGEYELLMDLRSKEVRNAFFYDNRLQVNIGRYTMKMKKIEYGIGYYLTTISKSYDKEQFWFLRFGLFLN, encoded by the coding sequence ATGATTGTATTGCAAAGCACTTTTGCCCAAGGAAATAAAAGCGGTTATTATGGTACCCAGATCGGGACGTCATTTACTTATCCATTACCAAGAGGATGGAAGGCAAATGGGAAGTTATATACCAGGATATTCTGGGCAAAGGATGGTCAAAATGACGAGAGACTAGGTAAAAGTGCTCCTGCTATGGATGTAATCCGGTTTACCTTGGCGGTAGCCAAAAGCCATTCTCCCTTTTTTTCCTATGGGATGGGGTACCTTATTGGAGGAGAGCAGGAGTTTGGTGGGGGCTATGACAGGGAAAACCGATTGTTCCAGCAGGTGACTTTTTCGCAACTATTAAAAGGGAGGACAAGACTTGCTCAGCAAATCAAACTTGAAGAGCGCTTTATGGAAAGTGGAAATCGAGTGCGGCTTAGAACTAAATTTTCTTATGAGCTTCCACTTCAGGGCAAGAACCTTGACCCAAGTGAATGGTACCTTCTTGGAGAATATGAACTACTAATGGATTTAAGGAGTAAGGAGGTCCGAAATGCTTTTTTTTATGATAATAGGCTTCAGGTAAATATTGGGAGGTACACGATGAAAATGAAAAAGATAGAATATGGAATAGGCTATTATTTGACCACAATATCAAAATCATATGATAAGGAACAGTTTTGGTTTCTTAGGTTTGGGTTGTTTTTAAACTGA
- a CDS encoding ATP-binding protein: protein MKDIFKTIVNQSTDIVFVVENMEPHKIIYGNKAFYEHIGEKLTELSLGGMEIDGGAISIHEEFIINVENQYFSFFLEAMEEEGVLLFHKGTQVKVSSTYDNEGSGGYLSKGKAPFFKLLNDKVPCANFQMVLDDDGKMCFSYLSDKIKKMFKLETYGNEATSLDFLLSKVHPLDVGRVLKSMVHSARVKGHWECIFRISVKENSDPLWVLGRAVPEEEGENLYWYGALVDISAMKQREIALEKAKYDAETSSKVKSEFISTIIHEIRTPLNAISGSVFSLFEEGYDAGQKQLLNNISFATDSLIIMVNDLLDFQKTEAGKIRIDYQPFNLRELLCQVIGGLMYQAHESKNTLNLIASDHLDIGVVGDKLRLAQILNNLISNGLKFTDQGRVDVTVTLAEDSEEEVRVYFEVKDTGIGIARENLRKVFNEFEQINQSFDVRYGGTGLGMPITKKLLELMGSEIQVESEEGKGSTFFFELTFGKVVSATGISLVRTEPTKNAFRLPSGLKVLLAEDNDVNAIVIMKIIKRWGVVCDRVCDGKEAVDFAGKKKYDVILMDIQMPVMNGCEAAKHIKGECAVPIIALTASSKREYCDTHDLAYIDRFVSKPINAVDLQRNIHELVLTHIS, encoded by the coding sequence TTGAAAGATATTTTTAAGACTATTGTAAACCAATCCACGGATATCGTTTTTGTTGTGGAAAATATGGAGCCCCATAAAATCATTTATGGTAACAAGGCCTTTTATGAGCATATTGGTGAGAAGCTTACGGAATTGTCCTTGGGAGGGATGGAAATAGATGGAGGTGCGATTTCCATCCATGAGGAGTTTATTATAAACGTGGAAAACCAGTATTTTTCGTTCTTTCTGGAAGCAATGGAAGAGGAAGGTGTTTTGTTATTCCATAAAGGCACCCAAGTGAAAGTCTCCAGTACTTATGATAATGAGGGGAGTGGCGGATATTTATCAAAGGGAAAAGCACCATTTTTTAAATTACTTAACGATAAGGTGCCGTGTGCCAATTTCCAAATGGTATTGGATGATGATGGGAAAATGTGTTTTTCCTATTTAAGTGATAAGATAAAAAAGATGTTTAAGCTGGAGACTTATGGAAATGAGGCTACCAGTTTGGATTTTTTGCTGAGCAAGGTCCATCCCTTGGATGTGGGAAGAGTCTTGAAATCAATGGTTCACAGTGCGCGGGTAAAAGGGCATTGGGAGTGTATTTTTAGAATATCGGTTAAGGAAAACAGTGATCCGCTTTGGGTCTTGGGGAGGGCTGTTCCAGAAGAGGAAGGCGAAAACCTTTACTGGTACGGGGCTTTGGTGGATATTTCCGCCATGAAACAAAGGGAAATAGCGCTGGAAAAAGCCAAGTACGATGCTGAGACCTCCAGCAAGGTGAAATCGGAATTTATATCGACGATTATCCATGAAATCCGCACCCCCTTGAATGCCATTTCAGGATCGGTGTTTTCACTTTTTGAAGAGGGATATGATGCCGGCCAAAAGCAGCTGCTGAACAATATCAGTTTTGCAACTGACAGTTTGATCATCATGGTCAATGATCTCTTGGATTTTCAGAAAACCGAAGCTGGAAAGATACGTATTGATTATCAGCCATTTAATCTACGAGAGCTTCTCTGCCAAGTTATAGGAGGGCTGATGTATCAGGCCCATGAGTCCAAGAATACCTTAAACTTAATCGCTTCCGATCACTTGGATATCGGGGTAGTGGGGGATAAGTTAAGATTGGCCCAGATTTTAAACAATTTGATTTCAAATGGCCTAAAATTCACCGACCAAGGGCGAGTGGATGTAACGGTCACCCTTGCAGAAGACAGTGAAGAGGAGGTGAGGGTGTATTTTGAAGTAAAAGATACCGGTATAGGCATCGCCCGTGAAAACCTAAGAAAGGTATTCAATGAGTTTGAGCAAATCAACCAGAGCTTTGATGTCAGATATGGTGGCACTGGACTGGGGATGCCGATTACGAAGAAGCTGCTGGAACTGATGGGGAGTGAAATCCAGGTGGAGTCTGAGGAAGGCAAAGGAAGCACTTTTTTCTTTGAGCTGACCTTTGGAAAGGTAGTGTCCGCTACGGGTATTTCTTTAGTCAGGACCGAGCCAACAAAAAATGCCTTTAGACTGCCCAGTGGGTTGAAGGTGCTGTTGGCTGAAGATAATGATGTGAATGCAATTGTGATCATGAAAATCATCAAACGATGGGGTGTAGTATGTGATCGGGTGTGTGATGGAAAAGAGGCGGTGGATTTTGCTGGAAAGAAGAAATATGATGTCATATTGATGGATATCCAAATGCCTGTCATGAATGGATGTGAGGCGGCAAAGCACATTAAAGGAGAGTGTGCCGTTCCGATAATAGCACTCACGGCCTCTTCAAAGCGTGAATATTGTGACACACATGATCTTGCGTATATTGACCGATTCGTGTCCAAACCAATCAATGCGGTTGATCTGCAGCGAAATATACACGAATTGGTGCTGACTCACATTTCCTGA
- a CDS encoding tetratricopeptide repeat protein, translating to MISNTRQLKLLLSVTIFCFLLISCDSREDKKGRFLLKGNNKMMENDYEGAVALYNEALDLDENFADAYFNRGLAFYNMADYQRAISDFSKAISINAEFADAYYHRGIANFDNGANYNALSNADRLISIAPEDYRGYFLRGLVQETLGDYEKALQAFDQAINQDSTIADLYVNKATIHYYQENYKSAESNLNIAENLHPKEANIYNLRSLLAFEKDSIADALKWVNKAIDLNSGQAYFYNNRGLYYLFDGQMESGIEDINFSLRQNSKNLFALRNKGIYYYLSGQKPLSIKYLKEVYSKDPSIKLTKKYLELAQEM from the coding sequence ATGATTTCCAATACGAGACAACTAAAGCTACTACTTTCTGTAACAATATTTTGCTTTTTATTGATTTCCTGTGACTCTAGGGAGGACAAAAAGGGGAGATTCCTGCTAAAGGGAAACAATAAGATGATGGAAAATGACTACGAAGGAGCTGTAGCGTTATATAATGAAGCGCTGGACTTGGATGAAAACTTTGCAGACGCCTACTTCAATCGCGGACTGGCATTTTATAACATGGCGGACTACCAACGCGCCATTAGTGATTTCAGCAAGGCCATCTCCATCAATGCTGAATTTGCCGATGCCTACTACCACCGTGGCATTGCCAATTTTGACAATGGTGCCAATTATAATGCACTATCCAATGCAGACAGGCTCATCTCTATCGCTCCGGAAGATTACAGGGGCTATTTTCTTCGTGGTTTAGTTCAAGAAACGCTCGGTGATTATGAAAAGGCCCTTCAGGCATTCGACCAGGCCATTAATCAGGATAGCACCATTGCAGATCTTTATGTAAACAAGGCCACAATACATTATTATCAGGAAAACTATAAATCAGCCGAGTCAAACCTCAATATTGCTGAAAATCTTCACCCAAAAGAGGCTAACATCTATAATTTGAGATCACTCCTTGCTTTCGAAAAGGACTCTATAGCTGATGCGCTAAAGTGGGTAAACAAGGCCATTGACCTCAACTCTGGCCAAGCTTACTTCTATAATAACAGGGGACTTTATTACCTTTTTGATGGGCAAATGGAATCAGGTATTGAAGACATTAATTTCAGCTTAAGACAAAACAGCAAAAACCTTTTTGCTTTAAGAAACAAAGGCATTTACTATTACCTATCCGGCCAAAAACCACTGTCCATCAAGTACCTGAAAGAGGTCTATTCAAAAGATCCCTCCATCAAACTGACCAAAAAATACTTGGAACTGGCTCAGGAAATGTGA
- the arsC gene encoding arsenate reductase (glutaredoxin) (This arsenate reductase requires both glutathione and glutaredoxin to convert arsenate to arsenite, after which the efflux transporter formed by ArsA and ArsB can extrude the arsenite from the cell, providing resistance.), protein MSKVTIYHNPRCGKSRDTLKLIQEKVSDDDIKVIKYLEDVPSEGELKDILTILGINAEDLVRKNEKVWKENFKGMDFSEEELIKVMVQNPKLIERPIVIKDGKAVIGRPPEQVHSIL, encoded by the coding sequence ATGAGTAAGGTTACGATTTATCATAATCCAAGATGCGGGAAGAGTAGGGATACCCTGAAATTGATTCAGGAAAAAGTGTCCGATGATGACATCAAAGTGATCAAATACCTTGAAGATGTACCTTCAGAGGGAGAGTTGAAAGATATCCTTACCATTCTTGGTATCAATGCAGAGGATTTGGTCAGGAAGAATGAAAAGGTATGGAAGGAGAATTTTAAGGGAATGGACTTTTCGGAGGAAGAGCTCATAAAAGTGATGGTGCAAAATCCTAAGCTGATCGAACGACCCATCGTAATCAAGGATGGCAAGGCTGTTATTGGCAGGCCTCCTGAGCAGGTGCATTCCATATTATAA
- a CDS encoding cation diffusion facilitator family transporter, with translation MKNPKKHWIIASFVLSIMLLILKFYTYYLTGSNAILTDALESIVNVVASGFAFYSIHLSSLPRDQNHPYGHGKVEFFSAGIEGVLIMLAGMFIIYQAIVGFIFPPELTSLPFGMALIGISGLANGTLGYLLIGKGKAYDSLTLEADGRHILTDAYSSFVLILGVGIIYWTGIVVLDGILSIMFALYIIFNGYRLVRRSVAGLMDERNPASMSTVIKLLNKHRKNNWIDIHNMRVQQYGADKHIDLHLTLPYYFELTKVHDEVEGMESVLENGLSGHVEVFVHADPCIPEKCCHYCMVSNCPVRKYARTKKISWDTSNMTKNQKHYHELISDMDEIDF, from the coding sequence GTGAAAAATCCCAAAAAGCATTGGATAATCGCTTCTTTTGTGCTCAGTATAATGCTGCTTATACTGAAGTTTTATACCTACTACCTCACGGGTTCCAATGCCATCCTGACAGATGCCCTGGAAAGCATCGTCAACGTGGTCGCTTCGGGGTTTGCATTTTATAGCATTCACCTCAGTTCTTTGCCACGCGACCAAAACCATCCCTATGGGCATGGAAAGGTAGAGTTTTTCAGTGCTGGCATTGAAGGGGTGCTGATCATGTTGGCCGGGATGTTTATCATTTATCAGGCTATTGTTGGTTTTATCTTTCCTCCAGAACTGACTTCTTTGCCCTTCGGCATGGCGCTGATAGGGATATCTGGGCTTGCAAACGGCACCTTGGGGTACTTGCTGATCGGTAAAGGTAAAGCATATGATAGCTTGACACTTGAGGCAGATGGACGGCATATTTTGACAGATGCCTATAGTAGCTTTGTGCTGATTTTGGGTGTAGGGATCATTTATTGGACAGGAATAGTGGTCTTGGATGGGATCCTTTCTATCATGTTTGCCCTGTATATCATTTTTAACGGCTATCGGCTGGTGCGTAGATCTGTGGCAGGACTGATGGATGAGCGTAATCCTGCATCGATGAGTACAGTGATCAAATTGCTCAACAAGCACCGTAAAAACAACTGGATAGACATTCATAACATGAGGGTTCAGCAGTATGGTGCAGATAAGCATATTGATCTTCACCTTACCTTGCCCTATTATTTTGAACTGACCAAGGTGCATGATGAAGTGGAGGGAATGGAAAGTGTATTGGAAAATGGGCTCTCTGGACATGTAGAGGTGTTTGTACATGCTGATCCCTGTATTCCTGAGAAGTGTTGCCACTATTGTATGGTGAGCAATTGCCCCGTTAGAAAGTATGCCCGAACGAAAAAAATTTCATGGGATACCTCAAATATGACCAAAAACCAAAAGCACTATCATGAACTGATCAGCGACATGGATGAGATTGATTTTTGA